The genomic region GGCGACCGCACTGGGAAATTCAGTCGTCGTAGTCATTACCGGCGCTTCGCCTTCCGGTCATCCTTGATGTGGCCCTTGAACGTGCGGGTCGGGGCGAACTCGCCCAACTTGTGTCCAACCATGGACTCCGACACGAACACCGGCACGTGCTTGCGACCGTCGTGGACGGCGAAGGTGTGTCCGATGAAGTCGGGGATGATGGTCGACCGACGGGACCAGGTCTTGATGACCTGCTTCGTTTGCTTCTCGTTCTGGACGTCCACCTTCTTGAGCAGGTGGTCGTCGACGAACGGGCCCTTCTTCAGGCTGCGTGGCATCGCTGGATACTCCTAGCGCTTATTCTTGCCGGTGCGCCGGCGTCGGACGATGAGCTTGTCGCTCGGCTTGTTCTTGCGGGTGCGGCCCTCGGGCTTGCCCCACGGGCTCACCGGGTGACGACCGCCGGAGGTCTTACCCTCACCACCGCCGTGCGGGTGGTCGACCGGGTTCATCACGACACCGCGGACAGTGGGGCGCTTGCCCTTCCACCGCATACGACCGGCCTTGCCCCAGTTGATGTTGCCCTGCTCGGCATTGCCGACCTCGCCGACAGTTGCGCGGCAGCGCACGTCGACGCGGCGGATCTCACCGCTGGGCATGCGCAGCGTCGCGTACGTGCCTTCCTTACCCAGCAGCTGGATGCTGACGCCAGCCGAACGGCCCATCTTCGCGCCGCCACCGGGCCGAAGCTCGACGGCGTGGATGACGGTACCGGCCGGGATGTTGCGCAACGGCAGGCTGTTACCGGGCTTGATGTCGGCGTTCGGGCCCGACTCGATCACGTCGCCCTGCGAGATCCCGTGCGGCGCGAGGATGTAGCGCTTCTCGCCGTCCAGGAAGTGCAGCAGCGCGATGTTCGCGGTGCGGTTCGGGTCGTACTCGATGTGCGCGACCTTGGCGTTGACGCCGTCCTTGTCGTGGCGACGGAAGTCGATCACTCGGTAGGCACGCTTGTGGCCGCCACCCTTGTGCCGCGTGGTGATGCGGCCGTGGGCGTTACGTCCACCCTTGCCGTGCAACGGGCGAACCAGCGACTTCTCCGGAGTCGATCGAGTGATCTCGGCGAAATCGGAGACGCTGGCACCGCGACGACCGGGGGTCGTCGGCTTGTACTTGCGAATAGCCATATCTGTCTAAGTCCTCTAGTTCCTCGCCGGCCCCGAAATCAGGCCGGGGCTCCGAACAGGTCGATCGGCTTGCTGCCCGCGGCCAATGTCACGATCGCGCGCTTGGTGCTCTTACGCTGGCCGAAGCCTGACTTGGTGCGCTTGCGCTTGCCCTGCCGGTTCGCCGTGTTCACCGAGTCGACCTTGACGTTGAAGATCTTCTCGATCGCGATCTTGATCTGCGTCTTGTTCGAGCTCGGGTGCACGATGAACGTGTACACGTTGTCCTCGATCAGGGCGTAGCTCTTCTCGGAGATAACCGGGGCAAGGATGATGTCGCGGGGGTCGGTAACGGTAGCCATCAGGCCGAAACCTCTTCCTTTGTCTGTGCGCTGCCTGCCGCGATGTATGCGTTCAGCGCCTCGACGCTGAACACCAGGTCATCGGCATTCAGGACGTCGTAGGTATTGAGCTGGTCCGGCGAGATCACGTGCACGCCAGGCAGGTTGCGCACGCTCTTCGCGCTGACCTCGTCGCTGCGGCCGATGACGATGAGCACCTTGCGGCGATCGGTCAGCGTCGCAAGGAAGTCCTTGGCGGTCTTGGTCGACGGAGTCTGTCCGCTGATCACCTCGGTGACCGCGTGAATGCGGTCGTTGCGTGCGCGGTCAGACAGTGCACTGCGCAGCGCGGCGGCGATCATCTTCTTGGGTGTCCGCTGGCTGTAGTCGCGCGGCTTGGGGCCGTGCACGATGCCACCGCCGGCGAACTGCGGTGCGCGTGTCGAACCCTGACGCGCGCGGCCGGTGCCCTTCTGGCGGTACGGCTTCTTGCCGCCACCGGAGACCTCAGCGCGGGTCTTGGTCGAGTGCGTGCCCTGACGAGCCGCAGCCAACTGCGCGATGACCACCTGGTGCATCAACGCGATGTTGGGCTCGACATCGAACAGCTCGGCGGGCAGCTCAACACTGCCGTCCTTCTTGCCGTCCGGCGTGCGAACGTCGATCTTCTTGGAAGCCATTACTTCTCACCTCGCTTGACTGCGCTGCGAACGACAACGAGTCCACCGTTACGACCGGGGATTGCGCCCTTGATCAGCAGCACACCGTTCTCGGCGTCGACCTTGTGCACCACCAGGTTCTGTGTGGTGACGCGATCGGTGCCCATG from Mycolicibacterium sp. YH-1 harbors:
- the rplB gene encoding 50S ribosomal protein L2 yields the protein MAIRKYKPTTPGRRGASVSDFAEITRSTPEKSLVRPLHGKGGRNAHGRITTRHKGGGHKRAYRVIDFRRHDKDGVNAKVAHIEYDPNRTANIALLHFLDGEKRYILAPHGISQGDVIESGPNADIKPGNSLPLRNIPAGTVIHAVELRPGGGAKMGRSAGVSIQLLGKEGTYATLRMPSGEIRRVDVRCRATVGEVGNAEQGNINWGKAGRMRWKGKRPTVRGVVMNPVDHPHGGGEGKTSGGRHPVSPWGKPEGRTRKNKPSDKLIVRRRRTGKNKR
- the rplD gene encoding 50S ribosomal protein L4 codes for the protein MASKKIDVRTPDGKKDGSVELPAELFDVEPNIALMHQVVIAQLAAARQGTHSTKTRAEVSGGGKKPYRQKGTGRARQGSTRAPQFAGGGIVHGPKPRDYSQRTPKKMIAAALRSALSDRARNDRIHAVTEVISGQTPSTKTAKDFLATLTDRRKVLIVIGRSDEVSAKSVRNLPGVHVISPDQLNTYDVLNADDLVFSVEALNAYIAAGSAQTKEEVSA
- the rplW gene encoding 50S ribosomal protein L23, with product MATVTDPRDIILAPVISEKSYALIEDNVYTFIVHPSSNKTQIKIAIEKIFNVKVDSVNTANRQGKRKRTKSGFGQRKSTKRAIVTLAAGSKPIDLFGAPA
- the rpsS gene encoding 30S ribosomal protein S19, which translates into the protein MPRSLKKGPFVDDHLLKKVDVQNEKQTKQVIKTWSRRSTIIPDFIGHTFAVHDGRKHVPVFVSESMVGHKLGEFAPTRTFKGHIKDDRKAKRR